The genomic region cattaattaataaatagctGCACTTTCAGAGATATAAACTATTAAAGTTGTACTGGTGGCTAGACTGTTGTACTGATGACTCCACAAGTAAAATGGTGGAACTACTaggtaagacaaaatattcacTGCCCTGCGGGACACATTGGCCTGTGAACAATTCATTATGCACTTTACAATTATTTTCCTATTAGAAAAATACTGGTAATTGGGCACCATATTTTGAAGCACACTTGAAGGTGTCAAAAGGTGTGTAAGCCCTCCACCCATAATTATGTTTCCGACTCCTGACCAATGATGATCTATAATGTTCTACGTACTCTGTTGTGTCACTATGACGTGTTCCtcttcacttttaaaatatgtttggATGAGGTTTACATAACTGGACTTATATAatctttatattaaaaaaactgagcCACATAATATTACCCTGTGTTAATAACAGTGGTTTCAAAGGTACAAACAATAACAAACACATGATAACACtgatttattattacataattgCACCTAAATATTCACATACTTCTAGTGTTCTAATCTTTGCGAATTTTTGCCACTCTAGGGTCATCGGGTCTCATCACGACGTAAATCTTCTTGTACCTTCTGTTATCACCGTCGTTTTTCACATAATCGTAACAGGCGTAAGTTCCCAACACCAACCCTACGATCGCCAGACCCGAGGAGGCAAGAACTTCAGGGATCTCAGTCCAACCCTGTTGAAATAATTGTCCGAAAGTACGCCGGGATGCTTGGGCAGCCATAGCAGGTTGTATTCAGTGTGTGAATTCCaaaaatttgatttaaattttacaaaatcCCAAAACTTGTCCTCCACCTGTCCACTATCCGTTTTGCGCTTAACaagattcgtggtctgtgcttAACAAATGTCAATGTCACCTGTCACACAGTAGGttgaatgaattttttttttttctctctcgtctggcttttacaatgattagccaatgtcaagtttgtagttatttgtaacaagtgagctaaactatacaagtatggaccccgtctgtgccggcgctcgccgacatacgcatggcacccccttagagcgctttccagtcagttttaacaaaaaaaacactccaa from Maniola jurtina chromosome 4, ilManJurt1.1, whole genome shotgun sequence harbors:
- the LOC123864401 gene encoding uncharacterized protein LOC123864401 yields the protein MAAQASRRTFGQLFQQGWTEIPEVLASSGLAIVGLVLGTYACYDYVKNDGDNRRYKKIYVVMRPDDPRVAKIRKD